CAACATCGTTAGCTGTTGGTGATCTCAGATACTGCTGGCCAAAAACCTCTACGATAGCTCGACAAAATCTCTTCATGCTTTCAATTGCAGTTGACTCTCCAATTTTCACATATTCGTTAGCGGCATCCGCTGGCAAGCCGTATGCCAACATTCTAAACACAGCTGTGATTTTTTGTACAATAGATAAACCAAATCTACCCATCGCATCAGCACGTTGTTCGAAGTACGTAACATGAGCTTTAATTGCATCAACAATACGAAGAAACAAATTCCGAGACATCCGATATCGATGACGAAACATACCATCATTATAGGGTGGATTATCTGAAAAATAATCGAGAAATAAATTATTATCAGCTGCTTCACGATCTCGATTGATTACTAAATGACCTGGAACAGAGCCAACTCTGAAAACTTCATTATTTTGATATTCTTGCAAATATTGCAACATATAGTTGTTCATGCGAATATTTTGCAAGATTACTTGCTGCTCTTCTGCAGTAGTATCATCTAAAtctaaagatgatgatgatgaagaggaaTTTTCATCATTATTATTAGATCCACTTTTATCTATATATATTCAAGTCCCAAAATACCCATTCATACGAAATTGGCTTTAGTTTTTCTTTAACCATATAATCCACTTTTCCTctattcacttgcaaaaaatgTCTACCCGATCTACAGGATACTCTACCAATGAAGATATGATATTATGCTAAGTTTATTTAGATGTATCTCAAGATCCAATAACGGGTATAAATCAATCTAGAGATAATTTTTGGGGTCGAGTGGAAGATGTGTACAATAGTGCAAAGGATGAGTGTTAGGAGTATCGCAACAAAAGATCGTTGGAATGTCGAATTAAAGTTATTGAGAAGACTATAAGATAATTAAATGGTTGTGTACGTCAAGTTGAAAATTTGCATCCTAGTGGTGCTTCAAATAAAGATATTGTGAGTATTTATTTTGTaaatttttatactttatttgtATATATTTACTTACAGTTtcccttcaattttttttttttaaatgttgcaGATTAATCAAGCAAAATGTTTACTTATGCAAGATCTGAACTAcaaaaaaagttttaaatttgATCATGTGTGGGATATGATGAAAGATTTTGAGAAGTTTAAAGATGTCGATGCTGGAAGTAAAAAAGTTCGAAAGCAAGGCTCTTCTTATATATCATCGGAGTCTGAGACTCCTACTCGTGATTCACCTCTAGTATCATCTCCTAACTTATCATCATTTTCACTAAATTTGAATGAGGATGTTGCAGGTGATTCCACATCATCACAACGACCTATTGGGGTGAAGAAAGcaaaattgaagagaaaaatcGAAGAAGGTTTTTCATCTGCTATGCAAATGGTTCAATCAGAAAATAATCGGCTTGTTGAGTTGTTGGCAAAGTCAGGTGCAGACAGGCAGCGAGATTTGGAGATGAAAGATAGAGCTTTGAAACTAaaagaattaaaagaaaaaaagaaaattttattgTCGAATTTAGATTCTATTGGTGATCCAAATATTCGTGAATTTATTCGACAAGAACAAAAATGAATAATGGATAAAAGATGTCAACAATTTCAACAGCCACAACCACAACAATCCTCTGCTCGATACACTCAATATTTTAATGATATTGGTGGATCTGGAAACGACCTACCAGAGTACTAAATTATTGTTATAATTTTCTaaattattatgttgtttaatGTATTTTCAATTTTAGTGTATTGAACATTGTTATGTTATTGATCATTGTGTTGTTATTGAACATTGTGTTATATATTCGAAATTATTATGTTATTGAACATTGTGTTATTTATTAACaacatattatattttatatttgcacttttcatttttgtgatggttatattttttaatacaattataacttataataaaattaatttataaaacttacactccaaaattaagatgtaaaattaatattataagatattacataaaaaataattaggtatattaggaatctaaaattataaattaaaatttataatatgttaaattaaaagtgttatataataaaaaaaatattaatgaatagtaatggtgtagatgaataagtatattaggaatctaaatgtaaaaattaaaatttataatatgtt
The sequence above is a segment of the Lycium barbarum isolate Lr01 chromosome 6, ASM1917538v2, whole genome shotgun sequence genome. Coding sequences within it:
- the LOC132644551 gene encoding uncharacterized protein LOC132644551, with translation MNNYMLQYLQEYQNNEVFRVGSVPGHLVINRDREAADNNLFLDYFSDNPPYNDGMFRHRYRMSRNLFLRIVDAIKAHVTYFEQRADAMGRFGLSIVQKITAVFRMLAYGLPADAANEYVKIGESTAIESMKRFCRAIVEVFGQQYLRSPTANDVARLLHISEQRGFPRMLGSLDCMHWRWKNCPTAWVGQYAGRSGSPPIILEAVVDYDLWIWHAYFGMPGTNNDINVLESSHLFSNLAKGIASPAHYVI